The genomic segment GGAGTGGAAGAAGGAAGACCTCATAGATATTTTTGATGACGTAATCGGCGTTACGGCATTCCTGGGTAAAGCAGCCGGCAGCCAGGTCATTGTAATGTAAGTTAGATTCTTGGAGGGATAACATGTCCGAAGTAAATATCACGAAAACTATTGACGCCCGGGGCTCTTATTGTCCAGGACCGTTGATGGAACTGGTAAAAGCGATTAAGCGCGGTCAAATAGGGGACGTATATGAATTGTTGTCCAGTGATAACGGTTCGGCCAAAGATGTGCCGGAATGGGTCAACAAAATGGGACACGAGCTTGTATACTGCCGGGAAGATGGAGATTTCTGGCGTATTGCTGTCAAGAAAACAAAATAGCTGCTGGCCGGATGTTAACGGCCGGAGGGGGCGCAGGTAAACTCAAAGTTTAATTCCCTGCGCCCGCCCTGCCGGGTCTTCACTAAAGCTTACTGCTTAAGGGAGTGTCGTACGTGACCAGGCGCATCATCATTGTCGGCGGTGGCGTGGCCGGTACCATGGTGGCCAACCGGCTGGCAAAATCTATGGAAACCGAAGTTTATAACGGCGAGCTGGAAATAGTATTGATTGGTGATACAGGCAAGCATATTTACCAGCCGGGCTTCCTGTTCATGGCCTTCAATGAAGGCTTCCTGGAGCAGTTTGCCAGGGAAGAGAAATACCTGCTGCATCCCAAAGTAAATTTCGTTATGGACGCAGCGCGCCATATCGATGTTGACAGGAAAAGGGTTATTACCGGCAAGCAGTCCTTTGACTACGACTTCCTGGTTATAGCCACGGGGTCGTACCCCGATATGGATTCAGTACCCGGCCTGGCGGCAGGTGGCCACACTTTCTATACCCCAGAAGGCGCGGAGAAACTACGGTATGAAATGCTGAATTTCCAAGGCGGCACCCTGCTGGTAACCATCGACGTGCCCCATAAGTGCCCGGTGGCACCCCTGGAGTTCATTTTTATGGCCGATGATTACTACCGGGAAGCCGGTATCCGTAACAAAGTGCAGTTAAAGTACACCTACCCCATCGGCCGCGTTCATTCCCTGGAGCCTGTTGCTAAATGGGCCGTAAAGGAATTCGAAAAGCGTGGTATTGAATATGAAACCTTTTTTAATCTGGAAAAGGTTGATCCCGAAAAGAGAATTGCTTACAACATGGACGGTTCCGAGCACCCCTATGATTTGCTGATTGCTATCCCGGCTCACCGGGGAGCTAGAGTAATTCAAGATTCCGGGCTGGGCGATGAAGACGGCTTTATCCCCACCGACCGTTATAGTTTAAAGATGGAAGGGCAGGATTGTGTCTATGTGATCGGCGATGCCACCGACCTGCCTGTCAGCAAAGCAGGATCAACCGCCCATTATGAAGCCGACGTAGTCGTGAAAAATTTAATCAGTGAATTAAAGGGATTGCCGGCCACCCATCGTTATAATGGCAAGGCGTTTTGTTTTATTGAAACCGGGTTAAATGAGGCCACGTATATCACCTTTAACTACAAGCAACCGCCGCAGCCGGTGCCGCCTTCAGAGATGCTGCACTGGTTCAAGCTCTCTTACAATGAAATGTACTGGCTGTCTGCCCGGGGGATTTTATAAGGGGGGAGTGAGGAAGGATGGCCCAACCTGCCAGGAAAATAATGGGAACTACCAGTACGGAGCCGGAACTATCCGGACGCTCGCGGGAAGTTTTGGATCTTATCAGTGCCGGTATGGATTCCCTGGAACCGCCTGTTATCCAGAATATGGTTGGCAATTTGGTCCGGCTTGGTGAAATGGCCGATGAATTCAACCGCCCGGAAATGCTGGATCTTTTCCGGGAGGTCGCCAGGGCCGGCAGCAACCTTCGCAGCTTAATTGCAGAAATAAGAGATCTGCAGGAGACGGGGACGATGACTACCTTGCTGGAGCTTGGGAGAGTGGTCCAGGCAATGAAAGATTCGTTAACAGCGGGAGTAGTCACAGGAGCTTTACAACAGATAGTTAATACCGTATTCATGATGGACCAGATTCAAACACTTAAGGGTGACAGGCTCATGACAGGTATGATCGCCGCTATGCAAGAAGCCGTTCAGGAGAATAAGGATAAATCCCCGCAAGGCGTATTGAGTCTGCTGCGGCAATTAAACAATCCGGAGGCCCGGAAAGGCCTTAGTATCTTCGCTTCTTTCCTGCAAAAGCTACCAGCGCATCTGGGTTCTACCAATTAGCATTTATGACAGGCTGCCGGCCGGGCAGCTTTTTTTGTTTTGCCTGCCAAAGTTGTTTGGGTTAATTTATGTTGATAACTACTTTACCATTTATTAACTAAGGTCTTGTCATGGCTGAGGGGATATAGCTGTACCAGTTCGGTCGGGTGAAAGTTAGCAGGGAGTTTATGTAGTGCTCCCCGTTGTCAAGACATTTTTTTGAAAAAATTAAGCTATACTATCCTCCCTTCTTCTTTATTGCAAGTTGCCATATTTGTTGATAATTGCCATTTATCTATGGCTTTTACCTGTTATTAGTTGTTACATGGTGACTAATGTAGTCTCTGCAAGCTTGAGCTGACCGAAATATAAGTCTGCCGGTTTTTGGTGGTTAATGGCCTGGTGTGGCCTCTCAAAGTTGTATTCGTCAATATAGGTCCGTACCGCCCGGTATACTTCCCGGGGCTTCCGGTACTCTTCGTAATAGATTTTTTCCCACTTCAGATTCCTGAAAAACCGTTCTGTAATGGCATTGTCGGTTGCCCGGCCTTTGCCGTCCATGCTGATCTGTATCCCGTTTCTTTTTAAAAGCTCAATGTACTCGCTGCAGGTAAAGTGGCTGCCCTGGTCGCTGTTAATGATTTCCGGCTTCCTCACTGCCAGCGCTTTCTTAAGCGCTCGCATTACAAATGACCGCTCCAGTGTTTGGGATAATTCCCAGCTCACTATATAGCGTGAATACCAGTCGATTATGGCTACCAGGTACATAAAACTGCCTTTCATCCGGATATAGGTGATGTCGATACCCCAGATGTGGTCGGGCCTTTCGGCCTTCACGCCCCTCAGCAGATAGGGATATGTATGGTTTTGATGATTTCGCTTGCTCAGGTTGGGACCTGGGCATAACCCGGCTATCCCCATCCGGCGCATTAGCCGCAGCACGCGCTTTTTATTGACTACATAGCCCATATCCCTTAACACTGCCCGGATCCGCCTGTAGCCGTAATGCGGCCAACGGGTGTAGATCTCGTCTATCTGGTGCATTAGCTCGATGCCTTTGTCTGCTTCCTCCGATGGCTTGTAGTATATGCTGGTGCGGTTGACGTCTAAAAGTTCCGCCTGCCTCTTTACTGAGATTTCGGGGTGATGACGCTCCACCATTTCACGTCTTTCGACGGCGCTCGTTGAGTTCAGCAGATTTTTTTTCAACCAATTGACCTCTATGGTCAACTGGCCGATCTGCTTGATCAGTTCCTCCTTCTCGGCTTCATACTGCTTTCTCATCTTTTCCAGTTCGCTGGCGCCGCGGGTGAAAAGGGAAGGGAGGTTCTCTATGGCCTCAGCCTTCCATCGGTGTAGCTGGGTGGGGTGGACTTCGTATTGAGCAGCGATCTCGGCTACTGTCTTCTCCCCACGGAGCATTTCCAACACGATGTTTGCTTTTTGTTCAGCTGTAAATTTTTTTCTCTTTTCCATGTCACCATTATAGCTTAATTTTTTTGTTTTTGTGTCTTAACCTATGGGTCCATTATATTAATTTGCTAAGCGGCGGCATAGCCGACCTTTACAGAACTGTGGCCGTGCAGGTAAAAGCAACGGCCACTTTTCGTTTTATTTTTTATGCCTATTAACAGGCCATAAAATAAAAATATTTTTCCGGTCAAGAAGGAATTTTGCCATCAATGGCGAATAAATAAAATAGACAGACACATCAGATCACAAAATAACAAAGTGATCTCATAGTAAGGAGCTGACCTTTGTGCGGGAGAACAAAGTAAAAAAAGCCCTGGCCGATGGCGAAGTAGTTATCGGCACCATGATCTCCGAGGTCAGGGGGCCGGGTATTATCACCATGCTGGCTACGGCCGGCTATGATTTCGTCTATATTGACATGGAACATTCCTCTTACAGCATCGAAACCGTGGCCGACATGATAGCCGTCTCCAAAGCCACAGATATCGTGACAATTGTCAGGACGCCGGGTTTGTCGCGGCTGGCCTTATCCCGGCCCCTCGATGCCGGGGCGGAGGGGCTTTTAATCCCCCAGGTAGAGAGCGAAGAAGAAGTAAAGAAAATTGTTGAGTACACCAAGTATTACCCCCTGGGGGAGCGCGGTATGGCCCTGCGGCGCGCCCATTCCAACTTTGCCCCGGTGAAAACGGCCGACTATATTAAGCTGGCCAATGAACAAACTTTAATAGTCATCCAGATTGAAAGCGAGACGGCCATCCGCGACCTGGAAAAGCTCGTAAGTGTACAAGGAGTGGATGCGGCCTTTATCGGGCCTGCTGATCTTACCCAGTCCTACGGCATACCGGGCCAGACAGGAGACCCGCGGATTACCGCCGCCCTTGAACGTTTTATCCGCGTTTGCAATGATCACGGCGTAGCGCCGGGCATTCACGTCTATGACATGGATAGCGCTAAAAGGTGGATCGACGCTGGTATGAGGCTGATAGCCTACTCCAACGATATCAGCATGATCGTGGATACAGGCCGCAGGTATACTGCCGAATTAAAAGAATATGTAGCCTCAAAGTGCTAGTTACGATGCTAAATTATGGGGGTAAATGCAATGGCAAAATTTGTACCCAGGGGCATTATCCCGGCCATGGCCACACCCACCGACGAATGGGGCAATATTAATGAGAGCGCGCTGCGCAAGCTGGTCAATCATTTAATTGAGGGCGGGGTACACGGCCTTTTCCCGGTAGGCAGCCAGGGCGAGTTTTTTGCCCTGACATTTGAGCAAAAGAAAAAAGTGATTGAGATAGTCATTGACGAAACCCGGGGCCGCGTTCCTGTTTACGCCGGCACGGCGGCTCTGACAACGAAGGAAGCCATAGAAACTACTAAAATGGCCCGCGACCTGGGTGTTGATGCCGTATCCATCCTGACGCCCTTTTTCACCAACCTGAGCCAGAAGGAGGTTATCGGGTTTTACCTGGACATAGCCCGGGCCGTCCCCGACCTGCCGGTATTGCTTTACTCCAATCCGGGCAGGACCAAGGTGCCTATTGCGGTAGAAACCGTCAAAGAGCTGGCTGCAGTAGACAACATTGTCGGCATCAAGGACTCCAGCGGCGACATGACCCTTACGGCCGAATACATCAGGGTCACGCGGGATATGGATTTTTCTGTCCTGGCCGGCCGGGACACCCTGATCTATGCCACCCTCTGCTACGGCGGCACAGGCTCCATTACGGCTACGGCCAACGTGGAACCCCGCATAGCAGTAGAAATTTATGAAGCCTTTATGGCCGGCGATCACCGGCGCGCCCTGGAGGCCCAGTACCACCTGGCACCGCTGCGCCTGGCCTTTGAACTGGGCACCTTTCCCGTGGTAATCAAGGAAGCCTTGAATATGATCGGCATCGACGCGGGTAAGGCCATCCGGCCCGTTGGTCCCCTGACGGAAGAAAACCGGGCTCGCCTGCGGCAGGTCTTGCAGGATATGGGCGTAGTTAAAGCATAGGGTGGTGCGGGAAGTCAAATGAAGAAGAAAGTCTTGATCGTCCAGCCGATCCACGAAAGCGGCCTGAAGGTGTTTGACGACCGGTTCGAGGTGCGGGTTGCTCCCGACCCGTCGGTAGAAACAGTTAAACGTGAGATCAAAGGTGTGGAAGGCGTTATCGTGCGCACGGCACCTTTTACCCGGGAAATAATTGCGGCTGCCGACAGCTTGAAAGTCATTGCCCGCCATGGTGTGGGCGTGGATAACATTGATCTTCGGGCGGCTACGGAAAGGGGTATCCTGGTACTCAATACGCCGGATGCCAATGCCGTTTCCGTTGCCGAGCATACCCTTACCGCCATAGGTGCCCTGGCCAAGAGGGTGCTCCCTATGGACCGGGCCACCCGCCGGGGCGACTGGGAAGCCAGGAATGAATACAAGGCCGTGGACCTGGACGGCAAGGTGCTGGGTCTGATAGGTATGGGCAGGATCGGGAGCATGGTGGCCAGGAAGGCTGCCGCCGCCTTTAACATGGAGGTAATCGCGTACGACCCTTATGTGCGGCCCGAAGTGGCGGCGAAAAATGGAGTTGTATTATATGAAGATTTGGACCGCATCTTCCGGGAAGCCGATGTTATATCCATTCACACTCCCCTCACGGCTGAGACCAGGGGCCTGGTAAATGAGGCCAGGCTGGCCCTGATGAAATCTTCGGCTTTCCTGGTGAACTTCTCCCGCGGTGGCGTGGTGGACGAGGAGGCTCTGTATCGCGCTCTTAAAGATGGAGTTATTGCCGGCGCCGCCCTGGATGTTTTCGAGGAAGAGCCCCCCTCACGAAATCATCAGTTATTTGAGCTCGATAATGTGCTGCTTTCTCCCCATAGCGCGGCCCTAACGGAGGAATGCGTGGTCAGGATGGCCACCGGCGCGGCCCGGGGGGTAGTAGATGTACTTACTGGTAAAAGGCCACAATTTGTGGTTAACACGGAAGTTTTAAAGCAATAGTAGTAAAACATTTACCTGCTAAGCAAAGGGACAAAATAGGACGTGGCGGGTCGACTGCAAGGGGGAATTTATTAGTGGCCAGGTATTCCGTCCCCAATGGTAAAAAAATGGTGGAATTTGAGATACCGGATGGAGTAGATGTGACCGTCGTTGAGTCCCGGAAACTTCCCGTCCTTCCCGATACGGAACGAGCTATCAGGGAGGCTGTCGCCAACCCTATTGGCAGCCGGCGTCTGCGGGCTATGGTGCAACCGGGGCAGAAGGTGGCTATAATCGTTACCGATATTACCCGGAAACTACCGGAGGACATTATCCTGTCGGTTTTAATAGAGGAACTGCTGGCCGGCGGTATCTGCGTGAATGATATTACCGTAGTGGTGGCTACCGGGACCCACAGGCCCAATAGCCGCAAAGAGTTAGTTGATATGTTTGGTGAGGAAAACGTCACCCGCCTGCGCTTCGTCAACCACAACGCCTGGGATAAAGAAGGACTGGTTTATTTAGGCAAATCTCAAAGAGGCATACCGCTGGTAGTCAATAAATATGTGGCGGCAGCAGATATTAAAATCTCCACCGGGGTTATCGAGACCCACCTCCTGGCCGGCTACAGCGGCGGCGTAAAAAGCGTGGCTGTCGGGGTAGCGGGGGCGGAGACTATAGCAGCGACCCACAATTACCAGGTGATGGCAGAAACACGGCTGGGGGTGATTGAGGGTAACACCTTCCGGGATTTCTTGACCGAGGCCGCTATGGCTATAGGCCTGGACTTTATCGTCAACGTAGTCCAGACCGGCAATAAAGAATTGGTCCGGGTGGTGGCCGGGCACCCGGTGGCGGCTTTCCTGGAAGGCGTCAAGACGGCGCGGACCATGTATGAGGTGGAGATTGATCATCATGCGGATATTGTCATTGCCGGCGTAGGTTACCCCAAAAACCGCGACCTTTACCAGGCTACCAGGGCGGCCAACACCTCTATCTTCGGTCCCCGGCCGGTGGTGAAAAAAGGCGGGGTAATCATTATTCCGGCCAGCTGCGAAGACGGCTTCGGCCACCCCGGCTACGTGGACTGGATGGCCGCGTCCGGTGGGCCCGACGACATTATTGAACATGCCGCGAAGGAAGGTTTTGCCCCCGGGGATCAAAAAGCACTAATTTTGGCTTGGATTCTAAAACAGGCGCGGGTGGTTGTGACCGATTGTGAAATTCCTGCAGGAGAATTAAAAAAGGTATATTTAGAAGCCATGCCTACTTTGCAGGAGGCAGTGAACAGGGAAATTGCGGGTAGAACCGGTGTGAGGGTAATTATAATCCCGGATGCCCTTCTTACTTTGCCCATTTTGCGAAAACAGCAACACTTATAATTTTATCTAGCCGGGGGTGGTGGCGGTGAAGAAACATATAAGGACGACGGGCGTCTTTTTAATCATCGTTGGCGTGGCTATAATGGTCGACTCTGTTATGGTGCTTAAACTTGGAAATTATCATAATCCGGATTCTGGCTTTTTGCCCTTTTGGTACAGTTTACTGATGGTAATATTCAGCCTGGTGCTGGTAATCAGTAATTTGGGTGCTGATGACCGGCCGCAACCTTTTTGGGAATCCCTGCAATGGGTAAATCCCTTAATAGCTGTCATAATTATAGGATTATACGGTTTTATTATGGAAAAATTAGGATATTTACTCGCTACTTTTATATTTCTTCTGGTATGGGAAAAGCTTTTGGAGCATGAAAAATGGTTGAAAACATTAGTTATTTCCGTCTTCGGGACCATTTCATTATATTTAATTTTTGAGCATATGCTGGGAGTCCCGCTTCCGGCAGGCATTTTCGCTCTATAGGGGGGCAAGTAATGGGTATTTTTGAAGGTCTTTTTAACGGATTTTCCATTGCCCTGCAGGGCTACAACCTTTTATTTGCCTTTATAGGCTGCTTGCTCGGCACGGCCATCGGTGTCCTTCCCGGCCTCGGCCCGGCGGCTACAATATCACTACTCTTACCGGTAGTTTATAAAATGAGTTCACCGGCGACATCAATAATTTTTTTGGCCGGAATTTATTACGGTTCGATGTACGGCGGGTCGACGACTTCGATTCTCCTTAACTTGCCGGGTGAGGCGGCATCGGTAGTTACCGCGATAGATGGCTATAAAATGGCTTTGAAAGGTCGGGCAGGAGCGGCGTTGGGAATTGCCGCCATTGGCTCTTTTATCGCCGGCACTATCGGGGTGATTGGTTTGAGCATAGTCGCCCCTCCCCTGGCCGAATTTGCCCTGCGCTTTGGGCCCCCGGAGTACTTTGCCCTCACCCTTGTGGGGCTTTTGCTGGCGGTATTTCTTTCGGGATCGTCCATAGTAAAGGGGCTTATTGCCTTACTCATCGGCCTTTTGCTGGCGAGCGTCGGTCTTGATCCCATTACCGGTAAGGTCCGTTTTACCGGTGGAATTATAGGCCTTCAAGGCGGTTTTGATTTTGTAACTCTGGCCATGGGGGTATTCGGCATCGGTGAGATTTTATATAGCCTCGAACAAAACATTAAAGGTGAGATTGTAACTACAAAAATCGGCAAAGTTTTTCCTACCATAAAAGATTTCATAGAAGCGAAATGGGCGATTATTCGCGGTTCGTTAATCGGCTTTTTCGTTGGCATCCTTCCCGGCGGCGGGGCCGTAATTGCTTCCTTGGCGTCCTACGCCGTGGAAAAAAGGTGCTCCAAGAAACCGGAAGAATTCGGACATGGGGCCATATGCGGCGTTGCTGGCCCGGAATCGGCGAACAATGCCGCCTCCAGTGCCTCTTTTATACCTCTCCTTACGTTGGGTATCCCCGGTAATGCCTCTATCGCCATGATTTTTGCAGCGCTAATGATCCAGGGGGTAACACCCGGACCTTTCCTTGTAAAAGAGCACGCCGATGTCTTTTGGGGAGTTATCGCTTCGATGTATATAGGCAATCTGATGTTGTTGGCCCTCAATCTACCCCTTGTGGGTCTCTGGGTTCAACTTTTGAAGGTTCCTTTTGGGATTCTGGCACCGGCGGTGGTATTGTTCACCTGTGTAGGCGTCTACAGCATCGCCAACGATACCTTCAATATATATGCCTTACTGTTCTTCGGCCTCCTGGGCTATTTTATGCGCAAACTTGATTTTGAGCCGGGTCCGTTACCTTTAGCCTTCGTACTTGCCCCCATAATTGAGAATTCTTTAAGGCAGTCTCTTTTGATGTCGGGCGGCAGTATGGCCATCTTTTTTACCCGGCCAATAGCGGCGACTTTGTTCGCTATCTTTATAGCTCTGGTGATTGCACAAGGTCTGCAAACGTTATGTCAGCGAAAAAGGTCGAAGGTTTCGCCGGGAATGAGCACCGGCGAAGTTTAATACAGCCTTCGTAAAGCTATCTACGGGAAATAAACTTAATGGAAAGGGGTAGATAATTAAGATGTATCGTAAGAAAGCCTGGAGAATATTGGGTCTGTTGATGGTCGCCCTGCTGGTGCTCCTTATTGCCAGCGGCTGCGGCGGTAAATCTGCTACTCAGGACAATACCCCTTCTCAAGAGAAGAACGAAGGGGCTGCGGCAACAAGCAGTAAATATCCAGAAAAACCCATCACCATTATCGTTCCTTATGCGGCAGGCGGTTCTACCGATGCCTTGGCCAGGGCCATTGAAAAGGTTTGGACCAAATACTGCCCGCAGCCCGTCATGATTGTTAACAAACCGGGCGCTGGCGCTGTTGTAGGTCGGGAATTTGTCAAAACTTCCAAGCCCGACGGTTACACCTTAATGATAGGCTACGGTTCAGGGGAAGACCTAATCGGTCCCCAGTTGCAAAAAGTACCCTACGATCCTCTGAAGGATTTCACGCCTATTGCCAGGATGTCGATCCACTCAACCATTATTTGTGTTCCTGGCAACTCCCAGTTTAAATCAATGAAGGAGCTTATTGATTGGGCTAAAACTAGTAATCAGCCCGTCACCGCCAGCGTATCGACGGCTACGGGCAACGTCAATATCACCATGCGCGGGATCGGCAAAGTTACTGGCATTAACATCGTTCCCATACCCCATCAGGGTGGCGCCCAAGCCATTACCGACCTGATCGGCGGGCATGCCATCGTGGGCGGCGGTTCCGGCAACGAAGTGGCGCCCCATATTCAGGCCGGCAGGCTGCGTCCTCTGGCTGTAGATCTACCGGAGCGCGATCCCGCCTTCCCGGATGTACCGACTTTAAAAGAGCAGGGCATTAATTTCTACAGCTGGGGATCGGTTAAAGGTATTGCCGCTCCGGCCGGAACTCCTAAAGAAGTGGTTGATTATCTAGCCGACGTACTGAAAAAGGTAAGCGAAGATCCCGAGTTTAAAGAGTCAATGAAGAATCTCCATCAGCCCATCCTTTATATGGGTCCCGAAGAATTTCAGAAATTCTTCAAAGAGGCCTATGACTATTTCGGCAAGCTGATTAAAGACCTGAATATAACATTGCAATAAAAGGTTGTAACCCTTCCTTTCCCGTAGATAGCTTTACTTTTTGAAAGGAGATATTTCCATGAAGCCCATGTCCTCCCGAGAAAGATTCCTTACTGCATTGAAAAAACAGCAGCCCGACCGGGTGCCGTGGTTTGAGAGTTACGTCCACCGAGGTCTCGCCGACAGGATTGTCGGGCGCAAGACCGATTTGCCGCCGGGCTGGCGTACCCCACCGGACTTATATAAAATTCTCTGCCTTGATACCATAACGTATAACTTCAGGCCCCCCTTTTATGCCATCATGGAGAAGAACGGCGACGTAGAACAATTGAAGGAAGGCCTGCTCAAGACCAGGGACGACTTAAAGGCTTTAAAGGAGTTTCTACCCGATCCTGAGAATCCGGATTTTTACAGGGGCGCCGAAGAACTTTTATCCTTTGCCCGGCAAAACGGCCTGGCGGCCATTGCTGGTATCAGGGTGGGGTTGAGCAACACGTACAACAGCATGGGGTATGAAAACTTCTCCTACGCCCTTTATGACGACCCCGGTTTTATTGAAGAAAGTATGGAATTGATCGGCGAGTGGTGTATTAAGGTTATTGAGCGGGTAAATGATTTAGGTTTCGATGCAGCCTATATTTCCGAGGACATAGCTTTTAAATGGGGACCGATGTTTTCTCCGGAACACTTCCGGAAATATATGCTGCCCCATATGAAAAAGGTAGTTGATCACATAGCTATTCCCAGGATATACCATACTGATGGCAATCCCCTGCCCATGCTTAAAGATCTGGTGGAAGAGCTAAACATCTGCGCCATTGCCAATCTAGAGCATGGTGCCGTTGATATTTTCCAGGTGAAGGAAGAATGGGGAGATAAGCTCTGCCTCATTGGCAACATGGACCTGCATTATACCTTAACAATGGGTACTCCCGAAGAGACGGTATTAGAGGCCAAAGAGAAGCTCGAAAAGGTGGGCAAGGGAGGGGGCTATATTATTTCCAGTTCTAATGGCTTGACAGAATACTGCAAGGCGGAAAATATATTAGCTTTAAACGGAGCAATACTGCGGTACGGTGTTTATTTTGAATAGCTAACTTCCCTACCAGGGTTTTTTATACCCGTTTGGTTCCTGGTTTTCAGTGAAAGGGGGGGTTAAGCAAATGTCGTAAAGAACCATATCAAATGGACGAGATATAATCTAAAAGGAGGCGTTAAAAATATGCCAAAATTCGCCGCCAACTTAACCATGCTGTTTACCGAAGTGCCTTTCCTGGAGCGCTTTCAGGCCGCGCGGGAAGCGGGTTTCAAAGCGGTGGAGTTTCTTTTCCCGTATGAATACAGCATGGACGCGATAAAGGGCGCGGTAGAAGAAAACAATCTCCAGGTGGTGCTTTTTAACCTACCTGCCGGCGACTGGGCGGCGGGTGAGCGCGGCATTGCCGCCAACCCGCAGCGGAGGGAAGAATTCCGTGAAGGAGTTAAGCAGGCAGTGGCCTGGGCCCGCGCCCTGGGCGTGCCGCGGTTGAACTGCCTGGCCGGCAAGAGGTTAGACGCCTTCACTTTTGAAGAGCAGTGGCAGGCGCTGGTGGACAACGTCCGCTATGCGGCTGGAGTTCTGGGAGAACATGGCTT from the Moorella sp. E308F genome contains:
- a CDS encoding uroporphyrinogen decarboxylase family protein; this encodes MKPMSSRERFLTALKKQQPDRVPWFESYVHRGLADRIVGRKTDLPPGWRTPPDLYKILCLDTITYNFRPPFYAIMEKNGDVEQLKEGLLKTRDDLKALKEFLPDPENPDFYRGAEELLSFARQNGLAAIAGIRVGLSNTYNSMGYENFSYALYDDPGFIEESMELIGEWCIKVIERVNDLGFDAAYISEDIAFKWGPMFSPEHFRKYMLPHMKKVVDHIAIPRIYHTDGNPLPMLKDLVEELNICAIANLEHGAVDIFQVKEEWGDKLCLIGNMDLHYTLTMGTPEETVLEAKEKLEKVGKGGGYIISSSNGLTEYCKAENILALNGAILRYGVYFE
- a CDS encoding tripartite tricarboxylate transporter permease; the encoded protein is MGIFEGLFNGFSIALQGYNLLFAFIGCLLGTAIGVLPGLGPAATISLLLPVVYKMSSPATSIIFLAGIYYGSMYGGSTTSILLNLPGEAASVVTAIDGYKMALKGRAGAALGIAAIGSFIAGTIGVIGLSIVAPPLAEFALRFGPPEYFALTLVGLLLAVFLSGSSIVKGLIALLIGLLLASVGLDPITGKVRFTGGIIGLQGGFDFVTLAMGVFGIGEILYSLEQNIKGEIVTTKIGKVFPTIKDFIEAKWAIIRGSLIGFFVGILPGGGAVIASLASYAVEKRCSKKPEEFGHGAICGVAGPESANNAASSASFIPLLTLGIPGNASIAMIFAALMIQGVTPGPFLVKEHADVFWGVIASMYIGNLMLLALNLPLVGLWVQLLKVPFGILAPAVVLFTCVGVYSIANDTFNIYALLFFGLLGYFMRKLDFEPGPLPLAFVLAPIIENSLRQSLLMSGGSMAIFFTRPIAATLFAIFIALVIAQGLQTLCQRKRSKVSPGMSTGEV
- the hyi gene encoding hydroxypyruvate isomerase — protein: MPKFAANLTMLFTEVPFLERFQAAREAGFKAVEFLFPYEYSMDAIKGAVEENNLQVVLFNLPAGDWAAGERGIAANPQRREEFREGVKQAVAWARALGVPRLNCLAGKRLDAFTFEEQWQALVDNVRYAAGVLGEHGLNLMVEPLNHYDVPGFLLNTTGQVLQLLAEVDMPNVYLQYDIYHAQKVEGNLTAILREHLPKIGHIQIADNPGRHQPGTGEINYPFLLRELDNVGYKGYVSLEYIPVPDTRRSLDWVAAYGYRLD
- a CDS encoding tripartite tricarboxylate transporter substrate binding protein — translated: MYRKKAWRILGLLMVALLVLLIASGCGGKSATQDNTPSQEKNEGAAATSSKYPEKPITIIVPYAAGGSTDALARAIEKVWTKYCPQPVMIVNKPGAGAVVGREFVKTSKPDGYTLMIGYGSGEDLIGPQLQKVPYDPLKDFTPIARMSIHSTIICVPGNSQFKSMKELIDWAKTSNQPVTASVSTATGNVNITMRGIGKVTGINIVPIPHQGGAQAITDLIGGHAIVGGGSGNEVAPHIQAGRLRPLAVDLPERDPAFPDVPTLKEQGINFYSWGSVKGIAAPAGTPKEVVDYLADVLKKVSEDPEFKESMKNLHQPILYMGPEEFQKFFKEAYDYFGKLIKDLNITLQ